The genomic region ATCCAGTCCTGTGTGGACGATCTGCGCGATGTGCTCGACCAGGGCGACAAGAACGCGGCCGCGCTGATCGCCGAGCCGATCCAGGGCGTCGGCGGGTTCAGCGTGCCGCCGGACGGACTCTACGGCGCGTTCAAGGAAGTGCTGGACGAGCACGGGATCCTCTGGATCGCCGATGAGGTGCAGACCGGCTGGGGCCGCACCGGCGAGCACTTCTGGGGCTGGCAGGCGCACGGCGCGACCCCGGACATCGTCACCTTCGCCAAGGGCCTGGGCAACGGCATGTCCATCGGCGGCGTGATCGCCCGCGCGGAGATCATGAACACCCTCAAGGCGAACTCGCTGTCCACCTTCGGCGGCAGCCCGATCACCATGGCCGCCGGACTGGCCAACCTGCGCTACGCGCTGGACAACGACCTCCAGGCCAACGCGCGCGAGGTCGGCGGCTGGCTCAAGCAGGAACTGTTGTCCGCCAAGGGTTCGCTGCCCGCGGTCGGCGACGTGCGCGGCAAGGGCCTGATGCTCGGCGTCGAGCTGGTCAGGCCCGGCACCCTCGACCCGGACCCGGCCGCGGCCACCAAGGCCCTTGAGGTGGCGCGGGAAGGCGGGCTGCTGATCGGCAAGGGCGGCCTGCACAACAACGTGCTGCGCATCGCCCCGCCGCTCTCCCTGACCCGGTCCGAGGCCGAGGAAGGGCTGCGGGTGCTCAAGCACGCGCTGA from Crossiella sp. CA-258035 harbors:
- a CDS encoding aspartate aminotransferase family protein, with translation MGAHAELYARRQAVLPSWLSAYYAEPIELDRGEGRHVYDSEGNRYLDFFGGILTTMTAHALPEVTKAVTEQAGKILHTSTVYLSRPMVELAEQVAAISGIPDARVFFTASGTEANDAALLLATGVRRSNQVLAMRNSYHGRSFSAVSITGNSGWSTTSLSPFQVSYVHGGNRFRGPFREFSDADYIQSCVDDLRDVLDQGDKNAAALIAEPIQGVGGFSVPPDGLYGAFKEVLDEHGILWIADEVQTGWGRTGEHFWGWQAHGATPDIVTFAKGLGNGMSIGGVIARAEIMNTLKANSLSTFGGSPITMAAGLANLRYALDNDLQANAREVGGWLKQELLSAKGSLPAVGDVRGKGLMLGVELVRPGTLDPDPAAATKALEVAREGGLLIGKGGLHNNVLRIAPPLSLTRSEAEEGLRVLKHALTVAGEGSA